The following proteins are co-located in the [Pasteurella] mairii genome:
- a CDS encoding Glycosyltransferase family 6, with amino-acid sequence MAKVAILYIATGRYIVFWEHFYRSAEKFLLPKSDKHYFVFTDSPHILGEDHSNVTRIEQKKLGWPYDTLMRFDIFLSIRETLENFDYIYFFNGNSEILVEVNESEFLPLEDNYNLVFTHQPHMFHLSKRRFTYDRNPESCAYIPQGGGKYYFTGALNGGKAKYYLEMCEKLSQNTHTDLEKNIIARWHDESHLNRYAIGRMDIKILPPYFTRSESEKWKTSAKIMFSDKTHYRFGGHAYLRGESENKITPTEWEEKYKNKKRRFSFRIKQYIKSWFL; translated from the coding sequence ATGGCTAAAGTTGCTATATTATATATTGCTACTGGGCGTTATATTGTCTTTTGGGAACATTTTTATCGTTCAGCAGAAAAGTTTCTATTACCGAAATCTGATAAGCATTATTTTGTTTTTACAGATTCGCCTCACATTTTAGGCGAAGATCATTCCAACGTAACACGTATTGAACAAAAGAAATTAGGATGGCCATACGATACATTAATGCGATTTGATATTTTTCTTAGTATCAGAGAAACATTAGAAAATTTTGATTATATTTATTTTTTTAATGGTAACTCAGAAATTCTTGTAGAAGTGAATGAGAGCGAGTTTTTACCGCTTGAAGATAATTATAATTTAGTCTTTACACATCAACCACATATGTTCCATTTGTCTAAGCGTAGATTTACTTATGATCGAAATCCGGAAAGTTGCGCTTATATTCCACAAGGTGGCGGAAAATATTATTTTACAGGCGCATTAAATGGTGGTAAAGCTAAGTATTATTTGGAAATGTGCGAAAAACTATCTCAAAATACACATACTGATTTAGAAAAAAACATTATTGCGCGTTGGCATGATGAAAGTCATTTAAATCGATATGCAATAGGAAGAATGGATATTAAAATACTTCCTCCGTATTTTACTCGTTCAGAATCTGAAAAATGGAAAACCTCTGCGAAAATTATGTTTTCTGATAAAACGCATTATCGATTTGGTGGTCATGCTTATTTACGTGGAGAAAGTGAAAATAAGATTACACCAACAGAATGGGAAGAAAAATATAAAAATAAAAAACGACGGTTCTCTTTCCGTATTAAGCAATATATTAAATCTTGGTTTCTTTAA
- a CDS encoding 3-deoxy-D-manno-octulosonate 8-phosphate phosphatase, which yields MINNEKLQKIKFVITDVDGVLTDGLLHYDANGEAIKSFHARDGLGIRMLIEQGIQVAVLSGRDSPILRKRIADLGISLFFLGKLEKESACFELMCQAGVNAEETAYIGDDSVDLPAFAVCGLSFTVADAPHYVKDCADHCLSLPGGKGAFREMSDMILNAQGKTDVYATAQGFLKTVKNMAQ from the coding sequence TCACGGATGTTGACGGTGTATTAACCGACGGATTATTACATTATGATGCCAATGGCGAAGCCATCAAAAGTTTTCATGCTCGTGATGGCTTAGGTATCCGTATGTTGATCGAACAAGGCATTCAAGTTGCGGTATTATCCGGGCGCGACTCCCCGATTTTGCGCAAACGTATTGCCGATCTCGGTATTTCGTTGTTTTTCTTAGGAAAATTGGAAAAAGAAAGCGCCTGCTTTGAATTAATGTGTCAAGCCGGCGTCAATGCCGAAGAAACCGCCTATATCGGCGACGACAGTGTCGATCTTCCCGCGTTTGCGGTTTGTGGCTTGTCTTTTACCGTTGCTGATGCACCGCATTATGTCAAAGATTGCGCCGATCATTGTCTTTCTTTACCTGGCGGCAAAGGCGCCTTTCGCGAAATGTCCGATATGATTTTAAACGCCCAAGGCAAAACCGACGTGTACGCCACCGCCCAAGGCTTTTTAAAAACCGTGAAAAACATGGCACAGTAA